DNA sequence from the Shewanella piezotolerans WP3 genome:
TTTTATGCTGCCAATCGTCATAACGATCGAATGGACTAACATAATAACCGTCTGTAAATGGATCTTCTGAGCCACTGATCAGTGACGGAGATGAATCTAAACGTTGGCGGTTAAACTGCTGATCGTTATAACCCGCCTTCACTTTCCACTCATCAGATAGGTGGTAAGTTAAATCCGCTCCCATATTAGAGATAGTATTATCAGTAAATGCCCAAGGCTGATCCCAAATAATATCGCTACCACCAATCAAATCACCGCTGCTGTCTAACCAACCACCACGGTCAATGCCTGTTTTATCTTGGGTATAATCGTATTTAACAGACAACATCAAGTCGTCAGTAATATCAAACTCAAGGTTAAGGTAGCCTAACCAACGATCACGCTCTTGGTTTGAACCATCTTGGTATTCACGCCAGTACTGAGTGTCTTGCTTAACAAGCACGGTACGGTAACGAATCGTTTCTGATTCATTTAGGCTACCACCGGCATCAATTTGGAATCGAGTCGAACCGTGTTCATCGGTATCAAAACCAAAATCAAACATAGTTTCAGTTGTTGGTTTTTTGGTAACCATGTTAATCAGTCCACCAGGACCTGATTGACCATAAAGCATGCTTGAAGGGCCTTTTAACACTTCAACTTGTTGTAATGTTTCGATCGGCTGTACGTAATGCGACCATTGTTGCTGGCCATTAATCAAGTAGCCTGAACCTGATGACAACTCAAATCCACGAATGCTAAAGACTTGACGGTTCCACTTTTCACTACCGCCAGTCACACTTGAGTCGTTAACTAAAACTTCACCAAGATTAGTCGCCAATTGCTCATCAGTAATAAAGTCTGGAATAACCGCTACTGATTGAGGAGTATCAAGAATATCGATGTCACCTCGCATTGCGCCTGAAGATGAACCAATTTTATAGTCGTTAAAGCTACGTCCGGTAACGGTTATACGCTCGATATTACTATCAATAGCTGCAGTAGAATCGGCAGTCACTTCTTCAGCAAAAGAGGTTGATGAAGCTAAAGCTGCAACAACGGCAAGACCGATACGAGAAAATTTAAAAGACGCCTGAAAAGACATAACCAACCCCAAAAATGAAAGCTACATTTAATAATTGGCTGCAATATAAATGAGAATTGTTTTTATTCATACTTCTTTACGTGTATTTACATTGTCAATGTGAACTCGCGCACAACACTAACAAACCTGTAACCATCAAAAGCAAAAAGATCACAAACAAATCAAGCTGTATCATTCATTTAAAGTTTGATAGAAACTCCTCTTTCATTGTTTATCTCAGCAAAGTTAAAGCTTCTTATTGCACGTAATAAACCAAAAAAGCGACCTCGAGAGGTCGCTTTTTAATCTAATTTAGTAATTATTTGGCTTTTTTAACCGGCCTTGCCCAGCCAGAGATGTGCCGTTGCTTAACCCGTGTGATAACTAATTCATCAGCAGCAACATCTTTAGTAATGGTAGAGCCTGCACCTAAGGTCGCCCCTTTACCTATCGTAATTGGGGCTACAAGCTGAGTATCACTACCTACAAAGACATTGTCTTCAATAATGGTCTGGAATTTATTAGCACCATCGTAGTTGCAAGTAATAGTACCAGCACCAATGTTAACGCCACAGCCGATAGTCGCATCACCAATGTAAGCTAAATGCCCCGCTTTAGACCCTTTACCTAGGAGAGCTTTCTTCATCTCAACGAAATTACCGATATGCGCATCTTCTGCAAGCTCGGCGCCAGGTCGTAGTCGAGCGAAAGGACCTGCACTCGCTTTAACACCTACTTTAGCGTTTTCAACAATCGAGTATGGTTTTATTTCGGCATTGTCGGCAATATCGCAATCGATGAGAATTGCGCCAGCGCCAATAGTCACGTTATTACCGATGTTAACTGTCCCCTCAATCACCACATTGACATCAATCATCACATCCATACCAACGCTTACGTCACCACGAATATCGATACGAGCGGGATCACGTAAATTAGCCCCTTCAAGCATCAATTTTTCAGCGGCGCGAGCTTGGTAAGCACGCTCAAGTTGAGCTAGCTGTACGCGGTT
Encoded proteins:
- a CDS encoding TonB-dependent siderophore receptor yields the protein MSFQASFKFSRIGLAVVAALASSTSFAEEVTADSTAAIDSNIERITVTGRSFNDYKIGSSSGAMRGDIDILDTPQSVAVIPDFITDEQLATNLGEVLVNDSSVTGGSEKWNRQVFSIRGFELSSGSGYLINGQQQWSHYVQPIETLQQVEVLKGPSSMLYGQSGPGGLINMVTKKPTTETMFDFGFDTDEHGSTRFQIDAGGSLNESETIRYRTVLVKQDTQYWREYQDGSNQERDRWLGYLNLEFDITDDLMLSVKYDYTQDKTGIDRGGWLDSSGDLIGGSDIIWDQPWAFTDNTISNMGADLTYHLSDEWKVKAGYNDQQFNRQRLDSSPSLISGSEDPFTDGYYVSPFDRYDDWQHKTGYVDFTGNLYTGDVEHQLLIGANMLDYYYGQLKDSGPKKQIVMPGQPLPKPDLDYNRDETLYESSYKHYGFYVQDLVTITDEWQVLAGVRYDEQKKDGAGNNSYAVSPKFGVIYSPAENGSIYVNYSKSFTPQGIVNNDEDASNGMNLDPEYGEQYEIGTKWELFDGSLLLTGAIFDITVSNVTVQQELETPDADGNIYMTTQEGEQRHKGFEMGAQGQISDKWFMTGSMMFLDAEYITSANDRESLDGMTPVDAPEWSANVWTRYEMTDDLALNFGAIYVGERFANTSNTISKDGYVRFDMGAAYTMDVMGSDVSVRVNVKNLFDVDYLAGGTNTDVTVGEGRHFSLALEAKF
- the glmU gene encoding bifunctional UDP-N-acetylglucosamine diphosphorylase/glucosamine-1-phosphate N-acetyltransferase GlmU, with amino-acid sequence MALNVVILAAGKGTRMRSDLPKVLHPIAHKSMVQHVIDTAHEVGSDAIQLVYGYGADKLQAKLGEQQLNWVLQAEQLGTGHAVAQANDNISDDDTVLILYGDVPLIQASTLESLLAVRDENGLAILTVNLPNPMGYGRIVREDNKVVGIVEQKDANAEQLAISEINTGIMAAPGKQLKAWLGQLSSDNAQGEYYLTDIVAMAHKDGVAITTAQPESAVEVEGANNRVQLAQLERAYQARAAEKLMLEGANLRDPARIDIRGDVSVGMDVMIDVNVVIEGTVNIGNNVTIGAGAILIDCDIADNAEIKPYSIVENAKVGVKASAGPFARLRPGAELAEDAHIGNFVEMKKALLGKGSKAGHLAYIGDATIGCGVNIGAGTITCNYDGANKFQTIIEDNVFVGSDTQLVAPITIGKGATLGAGSTITKDVAADELVITRVKQRHISGWARPVKKAK